Below is a genomic region from Persicimonas caeni.
GATACGCACGGCGGCCGAGCGGTTGCGGCTCGAGTAGGCGAGCTTGACCGGCGCTTCGTAACCGGGGACCAGGCGCTTGTAGCTGTTGGTCGTCGGGTTGGTCAGCGAGATGAGCGAGCGGCCGTGCTCGATGATACCGCCGATGAAGTGCAGCGCCATGTCGCTCAGGCCGGCGTACTTCTCGCCGGCGAACAGCGGCTTGCCGTCCTTCCACAGGCTCATGTGGGTGTGCATCCCCGAACCGTTGTCGCCGTAGAGCGGCTTGGGCATGAACGTGACCGTCTTGCCGTTGCGGCGCGCCACGTTCTTGACGATGTACTTGAACCACTGCAGCTCGTCGGCCATCGTCAGCATGTCGTTGAAACGGATGCCGATCTCGGACTGACCGCCGGTGGCCACCTCGTGGTGGTGGGCGTCGACCTGAATGCCCATCGACTCGAGCACCAGCGAGATCTCGGTGCGTAGGTCGAAGAGGCTGTCGTGGGGCGGGCACGGGAAGTAGCCGCCCTTGTACGACGGCTTATAGCCGAGGTTCGGCCGCTCGTCGCGACCCGTATTCCAAGTGCCCTCTTGCGAGTCGACCGCGAAGAACGACGAGTGCGGGGTCAGGTCGTAGCGGATGTCGTCAAAGACGAAGAACTCCGCCTCGGGGCCGAAGTAGGCCGTGTCGGCGATCCCGGTCTCTTTGAGGTGGTTGACCGCCTTTTGAGCCACGTAGCGCGGGTCGCGCGAGTAGGCCTGGCCGGTGATGGGGTCGAAGACGTTGCAGATGAAGCTGACCGTGGGCACGCTGGCGAACGGGTCCATGCGCGCGGTGGTCGGATCGGGGCGAATCTGCATGTCCGAGGCGTTGATGGGCTGCCAGCCGCGGATCGAGCTACCGTCGAAGCCTTGGCCTTCTTCGAAGAGGTCTTCGTCGAGGCGGTGGGCCGGAATGGTGACGTGCTGCCAAGTTCCCGGGAAATCCAAGAACTTCAGGTCGACCATTCGCGCCTCGTGCTCCTTGGCGTATTTGATCGCGTCTTTGACGGATGTGACGTTAGCGTTGGACATTCTGCTCCTCTCGAGATCAGCAAGTATTGATTGAGGCTGCAGGGGTTGAGCCACGAGGGCTCATCGACGACTCCCGGGGGAGTCGCCTGACGGGGAACTGTTTGTTCACACAACAAACTTTCGCGTTCACGACAGCGCTTCGGGGCCGGTCTCACCGGTGCGGATGCGAAACGCCTCGTCGATCGACGAGACGAAGATCTTTCCGTCACCGACATGGCCGGTACGTGCGGCTTCCATGATCGCCTCGATGGCTGGATGCACCAGATCATCGGGTACGACAATTTCGATTTTGATCTTGGGGACGAAATCGACGACGTACTCGGCACCCGGGTAGACAGGGGCCTTACCGCCGCCACGCCCAAAGCCTTTGACCTCGCTGACGGTCATGCCATGGACGCCGACTTCGTCGAGGCGGTCCTTGACGTCGTCGAGCTTGAAGGGTTTGACGATGGCTTCGATCTTCTTCATCAATCACCACATTCCGCTCAAGTCGTCGTGTCCTATAACGTACGAGTTTCGTTTCGCCAACCGTGTTTCGAAAAGTTGCCGAAGATTACTCGTCGTCAGATTACTCATCGTCGCGAATCACCAAGGTGCCGGCCAGATAGTCGTGCCAACCCCTGCGGTAGCTGCTCACGAAGATCCACAGGTAACCGAGGCCCAAACTGGCAACATTGAGCCCGGCACCGACACCTCGGAGGATTGCGCGAGTCGCAGATACTGTAAACGCGTCTCGGTCGACGACCAGCACCCCGGCCACTTGGCCTCCGGGGCTTCGGCCGCGAAGCGCCTCCCAGGCGGTGGTCCACGCGATGGCCAGCCCCAAAAAGAGCGCCACCGGCAAGATCAGCGCGGCGCGCTCATCGAGCCAGAATTTGAAGAGCCACTCGCTCCAAAACCAACCGTGCGGAGGCTGCAAGATTCGAGCGTCGAGCCAGCCAAATGCGAAGCTGAGCGCCACCACGAAAGCCGCCGGGGTGGCGTCGAGCACGAGCGCGAGTCCGCGGCGAGCGAGCCCGGCGGTCACGTGCTCGGAGGTCTTCGACTCGGTGGCTCGGCTTTCTGGCGCTGCCTTCACGACAGGTCTCCCAAATAAGCCTGCATCAACGTGACCGCGACCAGGCCGGCGGTCTCGGCGCGCAGAATGCGCGGGCCCATATGAAAGCTGTCCACACCGGCCTCTTTGAGCGCGGCGACTTCGTCGTCGTCGAAGCCCCCCTCCGGGCCGATCCAAATAGCGGCCGCCTCCGGGCGCTCGTCGAGCAGGTTCGCCTCGTCGAGCAGCGCCTCGAGCGACGGCGAGTCGCCGCGGGTATGGGCGACAAACGAGGGGACGTCCGCCAGGGTTTCGAGCGCCTCGTCGAGGCTCATCGGCTCGGTGATCTCGGGGGTGATCGTCCGCTCACACTGCCGGGCCGCGGCGTTGACCACGCGCTCCCAGCGGTCGAGCTTTCGGTCGACTTTGGCGTCGCTGATATGCACCACCGTGCGCGTGGTCTCGAGCGGAATGACGCGGGCCACGCCGAGCTCGGTGGCCTTCTCGAGGACCATCTCCCAGCGCTTGCCTTTGGGGATGGCCTGCACGAGCGTGACCGCGCACGGGCTCTCGCCGCGTTCGGTGTAGCGGTCTAGTTGGACGTCAACGGCCACCTGGTCATTGGCGACGGCGGCGACTTCGGCCACGACGACGCGCCCCGAGCCGTCGAAAAGCTCGACGCGGTCCCCGACCTGCATGCGAAGGACGTCGCGCAGGTAGTGGGCGACGCGCTCGGGGAGTCGGAAGCGCTGGCCGACACGGCCTTCGGGGGGCATCTCTTCGGTTTCGAGCGGGGCGCGTCTCATCACACCTCCCGTCGAAGCTCGAAGCAGACCCACTCGCCCTTTTGCTCGCAGCTCACCTCAACGAAGCCGTCGCCGACGAAGGCGTCGCGCAGCTCTTGCTCCTGGGCTTCGGTGATGCCGCTCAAGAGCAGAATACCCCCGGGTGCCACGCGCGGAAGAAGCCCCTCGCGAATGTGCAACAAGATGTGCGCCAAGATATTGGCGATGACGATGTCGTAGGTGCCCTCGACTTCGTCGACCGGCGTCGTCGATAGCTCGATTTCGCCGGCGAGGTCGTTGACCGCGAGGTTCGCTTCGGCGACCTCGAGTGCGGTCGCGTCGACGTCGATGCCCACCACAGGCTCGGCGCCGAGACGCTTGGCGATCATCGACAAAATGGCCGAGCCGCAGCCGACGTCGAGCACGCTCGGCGAGGCGTCGTTCTCGGCCAAGAGGCGGTCGAGCTTCTCGGCGCACAACTGCGTGGTTTCGTGCGTGCCGGTGCCGAAGGCCATCCCCGGCTCGATGACGATCTTCGTGCCGCCGTCGGGCGCCTCGAAGTCCTCCCACGGCGGGCCGACGATGGCACGCGGCGAGATGAGCGCCGGCTTGAAATAGTCCTTCCATGCCGTCTCCCAACTCTTATCCGTGTAGGGGGCGCATTGCAGTGACAGCGTCACGATGTCGGCGTCACCCAACGCGGAGGTCAGGTCGCGCTCGAATTGAGCGGCAGCTCCCGGGGTCTCGAATTGGAAAAATGCGACCAGTCGATTGGTGCCTTCAGGCACCGGCGCAATCGTCTCGTCGTCGGCGTAAGTCTCGCGGTCCTGGATCTCGACGCCTGCTGCGTCGAACTCCCAGAGCAGCGAGGCTGCGTTGGTCGTGCCGCTCTCTTCGATGAGCAACTCGACGCGGTACCAGTTTTCGGCTTCTTGGGTCATTTGGGCTCCTCATATGTTGGCGCCCACAGTTGTAGTGACGCGAGGTCAGGCTGTCCAACGGAGAGCGTCGTTTGCAGCCAGGGCGAACACCGCCGCAGTTGACGAACCTACTTTAAGTGAGTATTCACTAACATGTGTTCGATGCAGACCAATCATTTCAACGCGGAGGCAAAGATGAGCGAAGAGATCCTGACTGAAATCGAAGATGGCATCGCTACTATCACGATTAACCGGCCGAACAGGCGAAACGCGCTCTCTGGCGCAGTGGTGAGCGGGCTCACCGAGCGTTTTCGGGCGCTGTCGGACAACGACGACGTCACCGTCATCGTGCTCACCGGGGCAGGGGACAAAGCCTTTTGCGCCGGCGGTGATTTGATGGACCAGCAGATGGGCGGCGGCGCGTTGGCGATGCACGAGGACCGCGGCGGGTTTGCCGAGATGCTACTGGCCATGAACGAGTGCACCAAGCCACTCATCGCACGGGTCAACGGTCACGCGCTCGGCGGTGGCTTCGGCTTGGCGCTCAATTGCGACATCGCCGTCGGTTCGACCAACGCCAGTTTCGGTACGCCCGAGATCAAGGTGGGTCTCTTCCCGATGATGATCATGGCGGTGATTCAGCGCAATATCGGTCGAAAAAAGGCGATGGAGATGATGCTTACGGGCAAGCGTTTGAGCGCGCAGGAAGCCGAAGAGTACGGCATCATCAACTATGCGGTCGAGCCGGACGAACTCGACGTGAAGGTCGGCGAGTTGGCCGAGCGTATCGCGGGATTCTCGCCGGCAATCCTCAAGCTCGGTCGTCGCGCCTTCTACAAAACCCAGGATATGGGCTTCGAGCAGGCGCTGCGGATGCTGCACAACGAGTTGACGATCAACACGCTCACCGAAGACGCCGCCGAGGGCATCATGGCGTTCATCGGCAAGCGCGACCCGGAATGGAAAGGGCAGTGAGGTAGCTAAGGAGCGAAAGAGTAAAAGAGCGAAGAAGCGAAAGAGTAAAAGAGCGAAGAAGCGAAAGAGTAAAAGAGCGAAGAAGCGAAAGAGTAAAAGAGTACTCGTTAGCTGTTTCGTTCGTTAGCTCTTTCGCTGTCCCCAAAAAGGACGTCCTTCATGCTGTACCAGCCGGGGTGGCGTCCAGCCATCCACTGGGCAGCGCGAAGGGCGCCGCGGGCGAAGATGCCGCGATCGGTCGCACGGTGGGTGAGCTCGATGCGCTCGCCTTCGGCGGCGAGGTAGACGGTGTGCTCGCCGACGATGCTGCCGCCGCGAATGACCTGAAAGCCAATCTCTTCATCAGATCGCGCTCCGGTGTGGCCCTCGCGGCCGTGAACGGCGACATCGTCGAGGTCGACGTCGCGGGCACGGGCTGCTGCTCTTCCCAAGAAGAGCGCAGTTCCGCTCGGGGCGTCGACCTTTCGGCGGTGATGCGCCTCGCAGATCTCGATGTCGAAGCCTTCGCCGGCCGCCTTCACGCCCAACTCGACGAGCTGTTCGAGCACGTTGACGCCCACCGAGAAGTTGGCCGCCCACAATACGGCCGCATCGCTCGAGCGCCCCTTGAGTTCGGCGATTTGCGCCTCCGACAGACCCGTCGTCCCCGATACAAAGGGCGTTTCGAAGCGAGCGGCGCACTCTGCAGCTGCGAGGCACGCTTCGGGGGCCGAAAAGTCGATGACGACATCGGCGTTCTCGACCGCCGTGTCCATGTCGTCGGTGACTCTGACGCCCTCGGGCCCAATTACGCTACCCACGGACTCACTGCCTGGGCGCACTACCGCGTCGGTCACCGAAATGCCTTCCATGAGCGAGACGTTGGCGAGCAATTCGGCGCCCATGCGGCCCTCGGCGCCGATGATTGTGACGAAGATTTCGCGATCCATGATCATCCTTCGAATCCGTAGTCGCTTGCAACCTTCTCGAGTGTGGCGCGCACCTCGTCCGAGACGTCATAGAGCGGAGCGCGGACTTCGGGAGTACACCAACCGAGCTTAGACGCGATCGTCTTGGTGGGAACCGGGTTGGGCGCCGAGAAGAGGGCGCGGGCCAGCGGCTGAATCTTCATGTGCAGCCGGCGCGCGGTTTCGAAATCGCCCTCGAGGGTCGCTTCACACATTCGACTCATCGACGTCGGGTCGAGGTTCGACACGACGGAGACGCAACCGGTGCCTCCACATGCGACGAGCGGGAAGGTGGTGAAGTCGTCGCCCGACATGACGTTGATCTTGCCCTCGACGGCCTCGAGGACCTCGGTGTCGAAGGCCATGTCGCCGGTCGCCTCTTTGATGGCGATGATGTTGTCGTGATCGGCGAGTCGGCCGACGGTCGCGGGCGTGAACGAGCGGACGGTGCGGCCGGGCACGTTGTAGAGGACCACGGGCAGCCCGCCCTCATCGGCGACCTGGGTGAAGTGGCGAAACAGTCCCTCTTGGTCGGGCTTGTTGTAGTATGGGACGACGACCAGCGCGGCGTCGACGCCGTCGATCTGGGCGACCTCACGGGTGAACTCGACCGTTTTGCGTGTGTCGTTGCTGCCGGTGCCAGCGATGATAGGCACGCGGCCCTCAGCGGCGTCGACGACGGTGCGAATGACGAGGAGTTGCTCCTCGGCGGTCATCGTGGCCGCTTCGCCGGTGGTTCCGCAGGGGACCAAGCCGTCGATTCCACCGTCGATCTGGCGCTCGACCAGATCACGCAGGGCGTCGACGTCGACCTCGCCGTTGCGAAAAGGGGTGATAAGGGCGGTGTAGGCTCCACGAAGATTCATTTTGCAACTCCACGAAGGGTGTCAGTGAACACCGATTCAATAGTGGACTCGCCAAACTCGCGCAAGACTTAGAAGACTCACCCGTCGACAAGCCACTCTTCGAACGGCTCTTTGTCGAGAAAGTCGGAGTAGCGCAGCTCCTCGATGAAGTCCGATTCGCGAAGCACCGTGCGCCGGCCGCGCCGGCCGTAGTGCATCAGCGGCTGACACAGGTACAGCTCGTCTTTGGCGCGGGTGGTCATCACGTAAAAGAGGCGGCGCTCCTCTTCGACTTCGTCATCGGTCTCGGCCCGTGAGCTGGGGAACATGCCGTCGGAGAGCCACAGGCCGAAGACGGCGGTCCATTCGAGGCCCTTCGATTGGTGAATCGACGAGAGCGTGACGTACTCGTCGGGGACGTCGCCGCCGACCAAAATTTCCTGGCCCGAGATCCCCGAGAGCAACGAAATCTCGCCCAGAAAATGGTCGATATCCTCGTATTGGTCGGCGTAATTGGCCAGTTGCTCGAGGTCGGCGATGCGATTGTCGATATTATCGTAGGTGCGGCGTGCGTAATCGGCGTATCCGCTGTCGAGCACCGACTCGAGCAGA
It encodes:
- the glnA gene encoding type I glutamate--ammonia ligase encodes the protein MSNANVTSVKDAIKYAKEHEARMVDLKFLDFPGTWQHVTIPAHRLDEDLFEEGQGFDGSSIRGWQPINASDMQIRPDPTTARMDPFASVPTVSFICNVFDPITGQAYSRDPRYVAQKAVNHLKETGIADTAYFGPEAEFFVFDDIRYDLTPHSSFFAVDSQEGTWNTGRDERPNLGYKPSYKGGYFPCPPHDSLFDLRTEISLVLESMGIQVDAHHHEVATGGQSEIGIRFNDMLTMADELQWFKYIVKNVARRNGKTVTFMPKPLYGDNGSGMHTHMSLWKDGKPLFAGEKYAGLSDMALHFIGGIIEHGRSLISLTNPTTNSYKRLVPGYEAPVKLAYSSRNRSAAVRIPMYASSPKAKRIEFRTPDPTCNGYIAFAAMLMAGLDGIERQLDPGDALDKDIYNLPAAEAEKIPSAPGSLEEALEALIEDHEYLLRGDVFTEDVIETWVDYKLENEVDPTRLRPTPLEYQLYFDI
- a CDS encoding P-II family nitrogen regulator — encoded protein: MKKIEAIVKPFKLDDVKDRLDEVGVHGMTVSEVKGFGRGGGKAPVYPGAEYVVDFVPKIKIEIVVPDDLVHPAIEAIMEAARTGHVGDGKIFVSSIDEAFRIRTGETGPEALS
- a CDS encoding RDD family protein; the protein is MKAAPESRATESKTSEHVTAGLARRGLALVLDATPAAFVVALSFAFGWLDARILQPPHGWFWSEWLFKFWLDERAALILPVALFLGLAIAWTTAWEALRGRSPGGQVAGVLVVDRDAFTVSATRAILRGVGAGLNVASLGLGYLWIFVSSYRRGWHDYLAGTLVIRDDE
- a CDS encoding 16S rRNA (uracil(1498)-N(3))-methyltransferase, with the protein product MRRAPLETEEMPPEGRVGQRFRLPERVAHYLRDVLRMQVGDRVELFDGSGRVVVAEVAAVANDQVAVDVQLDRYTERGESPCAVTLVQAIPKGKRWEMVLEKATELGVARVIPLETTRTVVHISDAKVDRKLDRWERVVNAAARQCERTITPEITEPMSLDEALETLADVPSFVAHTRGDSPSLEALLDEANLLDERPEAAAIWIGPEGGFDDDEVAALKEAGVDSFHMGPRILRAETAGLVAVTLMQAYLGDLS
- a CDS encoding 50S ribosomal protein L11 methyltransferase yields the protein MTQEAENWYRVELLIEESGTTNAASLLWEFDAAGVEIQDRETYADDETIAPVPEGTNRLVAFFQFETPGAAAQFERDLTSALGDADIVTLSLQCAPYTDKSWETAWKDYFKPALISPRAIVGPPWEDFEAPDGGTKIVIEPGMAFGTGTHETTQLCAEKLDRLLAENDASPSVLDVGCGSAILSMIAKRLGAEPVVGIDVDATALEVAEANLAVNDLAGEIELSTTPVDEVEGTYDIVIANILAHILLHIREGLLPRVAPGGILLLSGITEAQEQELRDAFVGDGFVEVSCEQKGEWVCFELRREV
- a CDS encoding enoyl-CoA hydratase/isomerase family protein, whose protein sequence is MSEEILTEIEDGIATITINRPNRRNALSGAVVSGLTERFRALSDNDDVTVIVLTGAGDKAFCAGGDLMDQQMGGGALAMHEDRGGFAEMLLAMNECTKPLIARVNGHALGGGFGLALNCDIAVGSTNASFGTPEIKVGLFPMMIMAVIQRNIGRKKAMEMMLTGKRLSAQEAEEYGIINYAVEPDELDVKVGELAERIAGFSPAILKLGRRAFYKTQDMGFEQALRMLHNELTINTLTEDAAEGIMAFIGKRDPEWKGQ
- the dapB gene encoding 4-hydroxy-tetrahydrodipicolinate reductase, with the protein product MDREIFVTIIGAEGRMGAELLANVSLMEGISVTDAVVRPGSESVGSVIGPEGVRVTDDMDTAVENADVVIDFSAPEACLAAAECAARFETPFVSGTTGLSEAQIAELKGRSSDAAVLWAANFSVGVNVLEQLVELGVKAAGEGFDIEICEAHHRRKVDAPSGTALFLGRAAARARDVDLDDVAVHGREGHTGARSDEEIGFQVIRGGSIVGEHTVYLAAEGERIELTHRATDRGIFARGALRAAQWMAGRHPGWYSMKDVLFGDSERANERNS
- the dapA gene encoding 4-hydroxy-tetrahydrodipicolinate synthase, which codes for MNLRGAYTALITPFRNGEVDVDALRDLVERQIDGGIDGLVPCGTTGEAATMTAEEQLLVIRTVVDAAEGRVPIIAGTGSNDTRKTVEFTREVAQIDGVDAALVVVPYYNKPDQEGLFRHFTQVADEGGLPVVLYNVPGRTVRSFTPATVGRLADHDNIIAIKEATGDMAFDTEVLEAVEGKINVMSGDDFTTFPLVACGGTGCVSVVSNLDPTSMSRMCEATLEGDFETARRLHMKIQPLARALFSAPNPVPTKTIASKLGWCTPEVRAPLYDVSDEVRATLEKVASDYGFEG